A genomic window from Rhizobium sp. EC-SD404 includes:
- a CDS encoding lipoprotein has translation MTGQKTTASTTARLLIITVAAGLALTACGRKAPLDRPALSGAPQAQAEVQQPDADANRLSGVIGGSRNSSADVPPAEPNRRFFLDPLLD, from the coding sequence ATGACCGGCCAGAAAACGACCGCCAGCACAACAGCGCGCCTTCTCATCATCACGGTGGCGGCGGGGCTTGCGCTCACGGCCTGCGGTCGCAAGGCGCCGCTCGATCGACCGGCGCTGTCCGGCGCTCCGCAGGCGCAGGCCGAGGTTCAGCAGCCCGACGCGGATGCAAATCGCCTGTCGGGCGTCATTGGCGGTTCGCGCAACAGTTCGGCCGACGTTCCGCCCGCCGAGCCCAACCGCCGCTTCTTCCTCGATCCGCTGCTCGATTAA
- the lysA gene encoding diaminopimelate decarboxylase: MNHFRYLNGALHAEDVDVAEIAKAVGTPFYCYSTATLTRHYQVFAEAFSDIDALVCYAMKANSNQAVLATLARLGSGVDVVSEGELRRALAAGIPPSKIMFSGVGKTKREIDFALASGIHCFNIESEPELEVVNSRALAAGTTAPVSFRINPDVDARTHAKISTGKKDDKFGISWQDARRVYAHAATLPGIRVTGIDMHIGSQITDLQPYDDAFRLLRELVETLRADGHTIHHVDLGGGLGIPYRDDNQPPPEPREYAETVKAHVRDLGCQVIFEPGRMIAGNAGILVSEVLYVKEAGSKTFVIVDVAMNDLIRPTLYEAWHEIRTVKETPAGAPRIKADIVGPVCESGDFMARDRTIPVLEAGDLIAIGSAGAYGAVQSGTYNSRLLVPEVLVKGDRFHVVRPRPSFDDLLALDHVPDWIDDAQPDPDVA; encoded by the coding sequence TTGAACCATTTTCGTTATTTGAACGGCGCGCTCCACGCCGAAGACGTCGACGTGGCGGAGATCGCCAAGGCCGTCGGCACGCCGTTCTATTGCTATTCGACGGCAACACTGACGCGCCACTATCAGGTCTTCGCGGAGGCCTTTTCCGACATCGATGCGCTCGTCTGCTATGCGATGAAGGCCAATTCGAACCAGGCGGTTCTGGCGACGCTCGCCCGGCTCGGTTCCGGTGTCGACGTGGTCTCCGAGGGCGAGCTGCGGCGTGCGCTCGCAGCCGGCATCCCGCCGTCAAAAATCATGTTCTCGGGCGTCGGCAAGACGAAGCGCGAGATCGACTTTGCGCTCGCCTCCGGCATCCACTGCTTCAACATCGAATCCGAGCCTGAGCTGGAAGTCGTGAACAGCCGCGCGCTGGCTGCCGGGACGACCGCACCGGTCTCCTTCCGCATCAACCCCGATGTCGATGCGCGCACGCATGCCAAGATCTCGACCGGCAAGAAGGACGACAAGTTCGGAATCTCCTGGCAGGACGCGCGCCGGGTCTATGCCCATGCCGCCACGCTGCCCGGCATCCGCGTCACCGGTATCGACATGCATATCGGCAGCCAGATCACCGATCTGCAGCCCTATGACGACGCCTTCCGGCTTCTGCGCGAACTGGTCGAGACGCTGCGCGCTGACGGGCATACGATTCACCACGTCGATCTCGGCGGTGGCCTCGGCATTCCTTATCGCGACGACAACCAGCCGCCACCGGAACCGCGCGAATATGCAGAAACGGTGAAGGCGCATGTGCGCGATCTTGGCTGCCAGGTGATCTTCGAGCCCGGGCGCATGATCGCCGGCAATGCCGGTATTCTCGTTTCCGAAGTGCTCTACGTGAAGGAAGCCGGCAGCAAGACGTTCGTGATCGTCGACGTCGCGATGAACGACCTGATCCGCCCAACGCTCTATGAGGCGTGGCACGAAATCCGGACGGTGAAAGAAACCCCGGCCGGCGCACCGCGCATCAAGGCCGACATCGTCGGACCCGTCTGCGAGAGCGGCGACTTCATGGCCCGCGACCGGACCATTCCTGTTCTTGAAGCCGGCGACCTTATCGCCATCGGCTCGGCCGGCGCCTATGGCGCCGTACAGTCGGGCACCTACAATTCCCGCCTCCTGGTGCCGGAAGTGCTCGTCAAGGGCGACCGCTTCCATGTGGTGCGCCCGCGCCCGAGCTTCGACGACCTTCTGGCCCTCGATCATGTGCCGGATTGGATCGACGACGCACAGCCAGATCCAGACGTCGCGTAA